A region of Micromonospora chokoriensis DNA encodes the following proteins:
- a CDS encoding NAD(P)/FAD-dependent oxidoreductase — MREVDVAVIGAGPAGLFAAYYAGFRGLSVAVIDALPEPGGQVTAMYPEKLILDVAGFPAVKGRDLVANLVAQAAPFNPQYLLGTRAEKLAYSDGRPVLGLAGGEQLQCGAVVITGGLGSFSPRPLPCADGAPGTGIVYFVTDPAELADRDVLIVGGGDSAFDWALALQPLARSVTLVHRREKFRAHASTVARVLSLPVRVVVNAEVSRLLGDGAVTGAEVTVRGGAAETLPVDVVVAALGFTADLGPLAEWGLDLDRRHILVDSAMATNLPRVFAAGDITEYPGKVRLIATGFGEAATAVNNAAVAIDPSAHLFPGHSSDAG; from the coding sequence ATGCGTGAGGTCGATGTCGCCGTGATCGGGGCCGGTCCGGCCGGTCTCTTCGCCGCGTACTACGCCGGGTTCCGCGGTCTCTCGGTGGCGGTGATCGACGCGCTGCCGGAGCCAGGCGGTCAGGTCACCGCGATGTACCCGGAGAAGCTGATCCTCGACGTGGCCGGTTTCCCCGCCGTCAAGGGCCGCGACCTGGTGGCCAACCTGGTCGCCCAGGCAGCGCCGTTCAATCCGCAGTACCTGCTCGGCACCCGCGCCGAGAAACTCGCGTACTCCGACGGTCGTCCGGTCCTCGGCCTGGCCGGCGGCGAGCAGCTCCAGTGCGGAGCGGTCGTGATCACCGGCGGGCTCGGCAGCTTCAGCCCTCGGCCGCTGCCGTGCGCCGACGGCGCTCCCGGCACGGGGATCGTCTACTTCGTCACCGATCCCGCCGAGTTGGCCGACCGGGACGTGCTGATCGTCGGTGGCGGCGACTCCGCCTTCGACTGGGCGCTGGCGCTGCAACCGTTGGCCCGTTCGGTGACCCTCGTACACCGGCGGGAGAAGTTCCGGGCGCACGCCTCGACGGTGGCCCGGGTGCTGTCGCTGCCGGTGCGGGTGGTGGTCAACGCCGAGGTCAGCCGGCTGCTCGGGGACGGCGCGGTGACCGGCGCCGAGGTGACGGTGCGCGGTGGCGCGGCCGAGACCCTGCCGGTGGACGTCGTGGTGGCGGCCCTCGGCTTCACCGCCGACCTGGGCCCTCTCGCCGAGTGGGGGCTCGACCTGGACCGCCGGCACATCCTGGTGGACAGCGCGATGGCGACGAACCTGCCGAGGGTCTTCGCGGCGGGTGACATCACCGAATACCCGGGCAAGGTCCGGCTGATCGCGACCGGCTTCGGCGAGGCTGCCACGGCCGTCAACAACGCGGCGGTGGCCATCGACCCGAGCGCGCACCTGTTTCCGGGGCACTCCTCCGACGCCGGCTGA
- a CDS encoding PhoH family protein yields MTTRRTPAGADQTPAATATTRRATRSRRSAAAAPADPKEPRPAGQAFVLDTSVLLSDPAAFHRFAEHEVVLPLVVITELEGKRHHPELGWFARQSLRMLDDLRIRHGRLDTPVPANDAGGTLRVELNHTDDGVLPPGFRNESNDARILSVALNLAAEGREVTLVSKDMPLRVKAASVGLRADEYRHGQASDPTWTGMSEMELSDEQIGRLYGGETLDLDEAAGLPCHTGLVLHSGRGSALGRVLPDKSVRLVRGDREAFGLHGRSAEQRIALDLLLDESIGIVSMGGRAGTGKSALALCAGLEAVMERRRHKKVIVFRPLYAVGGQELGYLPGSESEKMSPWAQAVFDTLGAVVHENVLEEVTSRGILEVLPLTHIRGRSLHDAYVIVDEAQSLERGVLLTVLSRIGQGSRVVLTHDVAQRDNLRVGRHDGVTAVIEALKGHPLFAHVTLSRSERSPIAAMVTDLLEDIPI; encoded by the coding sequence GTGACGACTCGCCGTACCCCCGCCGGTGCCGACCAGACCCCGGCCGCGACTGCCACGACCCGCCGTGCCACCAGGAGCCGCCGTTCGGCGGCCGCCGCGCCGGCCGACCCCAAGGAGCCGCGACCAGCAGGCCAGGCCTTTGTCCTGGACACGTCCGTGCTGCTCTCCGATCCGGCGGCGTTCCACCGGTTCGCCGAGCACGAGGTGGTGCTGCCCCTGGTGGTCATCACCGAATTGGAGGGCAAGCGGCACCATCCCGAGCTGGGCTGGTTCGCCCGGCAGTCACTGCGGATGCTCGACGACCTGCGCATCCGGCACGGCCGCCTGGACACTCCGGTGCCCGCCAACGATGCGGGCGGCACCCTGCGGGTGGAGCTGAACCACACCGACGACGGGGTGCTGCCTCCCGGCTTCCGCAACGAGAGCAACGACGCCCGGATCCTCTCCGTCGCGCTCAACCTCGCCGCCGAGGGGCGGGAGGTGACCCTGGTCAGCAAGGACATGCCGCTGCGGGTCAAGGCGGCCTCGGTGGGTCTACGCGCCGACGAGTACCGCCACGGCCAGGCCAGCGACCCGACCTGGACCGGCATGTCCGAGATGGAGTTGAGCGACGAGCAGATCGGCCGGTTGTACGGCGGCGAGACGCTCGACCTCGACGAGGCGGCCGGGTTGCCCTGTCACACCGGTCTGGTGCTGCACTCGGGGCGTGGTTCGGCGCTCGGCCGGGTGCTACCGGACAAGTCGGTGCGTCTGGTCCGGGGCGACCGGGAGGCGTTCGGTCTGCACGGCCGTTCCGCCGAGCAGCGGATCGCTCTCGACCTGCTGCTCGACGAGTCGATCGGGATCGTCTCGATGGGTGGCCGGGCCGGCACCGGCAAGTCGGCGCTGGCGCTCTGCGCCGGGCTGGAGGCGGTGATGGAGCGTCGCCGGCACAAGAAGGTGATCGTGTTCCGCCCGCTGTACGCCGTCGGCGGTCAGGAGTTGGGCTACCTGCCGGGTTCGGAGTCGGAGAAGATGTCGCCCTGGGCGCAGGCGGTCTTCGACACGCTCGGCGCTGTGGTGCACGAGAACGTGCTGGAGGAGGTCACCTCGCGGGGCATCCTCGAGGTGTTGCCGCTGACCCACATCCGGGGGCGCAGCCTGCACGACGCGTACGTGATCGTGGACGAGGCCCAGTCGCTGGAGCGTGGGGTGCTGTTGACGGTGCTGTCCCGGATCGGGCAGGGCTCCCGGGTGGTGCTCACCCATGACGTGGCCCAGCGGGACAACCTGCGGGTGGGCCGGCACGACGGGGTCACCGCCGTCATCGAGGCGCTCAAGGGCCATCCGCTCTTCGCGCACGTCACGCTCAGCCGCTCGGAGCGCTCGCCGATCGCGGCGATGGTGACCGATCTCCTGGAGGACATCCCGATCTGA
- a CDS encoding rhomboid family intramembrane serine protease: MTLHPSSDDPYRFGTESFYASLGRAFVAMCAVVPFLFLIEAADQGLAFGLDATAGIIPQRIDGLDGVFFSPFLHHGFDHLYSNSIPLILLGTFVLAAGARRFLWSTLVIILVSGLGVWFTGSPNSVVVGASGVIFGYLGILLTRGIVERSWWNFAVVLLVGLLYGWQLVGILPTDERISWQGHLFGLLGGVVAAILFRRRRPTVEGPDYSGSTLSLP; encoded by the coding sequence GTGACCCTGCACCCGTCAAGTGACGACCCCTACCGGTTCGGCACCGAGTCGTTCTACGCCTCGCTCGGCCGGGCTTTCGTCGCCATGTGCGCGGTGGTCCCGTTCCTCTTCCTCATCGAGGCCGCCGACCAGGGCCTCGCCTTCGGCCTGGACGCCACGGCCGGCATCATCCCGCAACGCATCGACGGGCTGGACGGTGTCTTCTTCTCACCGTTCCTGCACCACGGCTTCGACCACCTCTACAGCAACAGCATCCCGCTGATCCTGCTGGGCACGTTCGTCCTGGCCGCCGGAGCCCGCCGGTTCCTGTGGTCGACCCTCGTCATCATCCTGGTGAGCGGTCTCGGCGTCTGGTTCACCGGCTCGCCCAACTCGGTGGTGGTCGGCGCGAGCGGCGTCATCTTCGGCTACCTCGGCATTCTGCTCACCCGGGGCATCGTCGAACGGAGCTGGTGGAACTTCGCCGTCGTCCTCCTGGTCGGCCTGCTCTACGGCTGGCAACTGGTCGGCATCCTCCCCACCGACGAGCGGATCTCCTGGCAGGGCCACCTGTTCGGGCTGCTCGGCGGTGTCGTCGCGGCGATCCTGTTCCGGCGACGGCGACCCACCGTGGAAGGTCCGGACTACTCGGGCTCCACGCTCAGCCTTCCCTGA
- a CDS encoding aggregation-promoting factor C-terminal-like domain-containing protein — MSRLWSRLGARTAAVALLSVGVAGGFYLGENRETQQQGLAEQVSHEVDRADLAYQRERQAASQVKFAQQRAAEYQAKLRAAQAAKEAAERARRAEAAAASRKRERDAANAPAKPYDGPIPASCEEYSGNRKIGCALMIDSGFGIAEFPCLDKLWNKESGWNHKARNSSSGAYGIPQAYPGNKMSAFGADWQTSPATQIKWGLSYIKGRYKTPCGAWTHFQNNGSY; from the coding sequence GTGAGTCGGCTGTGGAGCCGGTTGGGTGCCCGTACGGCCGCCGTGGCGCTGCTCTCCGTGGGCGTAGCCGGTGGCTTCTACCTGGGCGAAAACCGGGAAACCCAGCAACAGGGCCTGGCCGAGCAGGTCAGCCACGAGGTCGACCGGGCCGATCTCGCGTACCAGCGCGAGCGGCAGGCCGCGAGCCAGGTCAAGTTCGCCCAGCAGCGGGCCGCCGAATACCAGGCCAAGCTGCGCGCGGCACAGGCCGCCAAGGAGGCCGCCGAGCGGGCCCGCCGGGCCGAGGCAGCCGCGGCGTCCCGCAAGCGCGAACGCGACGCGGCCAACGCACCCGCGAAGCCGTACGACGGGCCCATCCCCGCGTCCTGCGAGGAGTACAGCGGCAACCGGAAGATCGGCTGCGCGCTGATGATCGACAGCGGCTTCGGTATCGCCGAGTTCCCCTGCCTGGACAAGCTCTGGAACAAGGAGAGCGGCTGGAACCACAAGGCCCGCAACTCCTCCTCCGGCGCGTACGGCATCCCGCAGGCGTACCCGGGCAACAAGATGAGCGCCTTCGGCGCCGACTGGCAGACCAGCCCGGCCACCCAGATCAAGTGGGGGCTGAGCTACATCAAGGGCAGGTACAAGACGCCCTGCGGCGCCTGGACCCACTTCCAGAACAACGGCAGCTACTGA